A segment of the Lycium ferocissimum isolate CSIRO_LF1 chromosome 10, AGI_CSIRO_Lferr_CH_V1, whole genome shotgun sequence genome:
ACATACTAAAGTTTCCTTGAGGCGTGACTTCCTCTCAATAGCGCAATCGGAGATGAGCCTAAACAATCGGTTGGCGAGTAGTCATAAAGATTGTTAATCATCCAGCATcacaaacaaaaaatgaaaaataaaataaaattacgcCACTGTTTATTAATTCCTAAAACTGAACTAGACGGGCTAACACTTTTTGCTTTAAAATATTAGGAGCAAAAATTTAagaattaaaaagtaaaaaactgTAACACACAAAGTTATGATGAGATTAATATGACCACTTCATTTTTAATTAGAATTTCATGTTCGAGCCCTAGAAATGAAGACATTACTAGTACGAACGACTCGCTCTTTAATAAGCCTCGCGTTGTGAATTCGATTTAGTCGGAGCCAGAGACcgaatataaaacaaaaaagtacatgaagaagaaaaatcagTATTGTGCACCATATGGTACacttcataatttaaagaaaagtcCAAGACATTGGTAAAAAGAAACGACCCCATTATCGACGACATTGACGCCCAAGACAAGTCTTCCATTTAAATCACAATATAAACAGACACAAATCAACCAATATGCCAACCAACACAAATTAAAACACATACACTTTCCCCTTTACCCCAAAAAAATACAGTTCCAATGGATCACAATATGTTCTTTCCAATCTTATACGCTCCTCTTCTACTAGCTTTATACATTATCACCAAGCATTTCATACGCAAATTCAAAAATCATCCACCAGCTCCATTTCTTGTTCTTCCTTTTATTGGCCATCTTTATCTCTTCAAGAAACCTCTTCAACGTACCTTAGCCAAAATCTCCAATCAACATGGCCCTGTTCTTCTCCTTCAATTCGGTTCTCGTAAAGTCCTTTTGGTTTCTTCACCTTCTGCATCAGAAGAGTGTTTTACCAAGAACGATATTATTTTCGCGAATCGTCCTCATTTAATGGCAGGGAAACATTTAGGATATAATTTTACTTCGTTGGCTTGGAGTTCTTATGGAGATCATTGGAGAAATCTAAGAAGGATCACTTCAGTTGAGATGTTTTCCACTCATCGTCTTCAAATGCTTCATGGAATTCGTGTTGATGAAGTGAAGTCTATGGTAAAGAGGCTTAATTCTTCTGCCATGGCTGAGAAATCTGTGGATATGAAGACTATGTTCTTTGAGTTGATGCTTAATGTCATGATGAGGACAATTGCTGGAAAAAGGTATGCTTAgcacatttttatttacttagtggtcgtttggtaggtagccaaaattatttcgggattatccgggactaatttatcccaccttttgagattattttatttcatgaaaaagatggtataaaataatttcgggataagtgggataaggtgggatatcccaccgTTGGGATTATGCTTCATTTTGTATCGTATTTGGtaggaggtataaatttatctcctACCAAACACGATACAAAAAATTAATGCTGGGATATCCCAACCTATACcgtgcaccaaacgaccccttaggtGTACTTATTTCCGTGTGTCTGATTATTTTTCACGTGCCAAGCACATAAATCATAACGGGAAGGGGctgaggcggatctaggattttaTAACATGGTGCACCActaaaggagaaaaaaaagaagtatcAAGTGGGAATTTATCCTTGCTCCTTCAGGTAAAAAACGTAGCATCAACTaaccaaccaaacgacccctttagGTAAATATATCGTTTTAGCCTTTTTGAAGCATGATTCCAGGCACTTCCAGCAGATAATATTAaataaattctagaaaatatataaataaaatataatttggCGGAGAGACTTCACGGGTACCATAAATTGCCCTATAAATCCGTCCCTGGGAAGGGGCAAATCAACCAATAATGAAGTAAATTCAATTGAATCTCATACAAATAAGATAaaaccaatttttctttttatatttaaattttgaatatgCTTGACGTAAAGGAAGCTTCTAGCTTAGTTATAAAAAATGAATCaaaatttgattcaattttcGACTTCATCACTAGTAATGAGTGATGATGAGACTTAAACTTAAGATATTTGCGCTAAAACGTGTCTTTACCCTTATTAGCTTATAAAATTTAACCTGCTAGATAAAACAtactttatttacttaattatgttttgaacaGGTATTACGGAGAAAATGTGGAAGACATCGAAGAAGCTACGAGATTCAGGGAAATGGTGCAGGAGACTTTCAGGATTGGTGGCGCGACGAATGTCGGTGATTTTCTGCCAGCGTTGAAGTTGTTGGTGAGGAAATTGGAGAAGAGTTTAGTTGTGTTGCAACAGAACAGAGATGAGTTTATGCAGGATATGATAAAAAATTGCAGAAAGAGAATGGAGAAAGAAGGTACTGTTACTGATTCAGAGATTGAAGGGAATAAGAAATCATTGATTGAAGTATTGTTAACACTGCAAGAAAAGGAACCTGAATATTACAAAGATGAAATCATCAGAAGCCTTATGCTTGTAAGTTACTACTTCAATTTTGCATTAATCCTGaattttgatttaattttaatCTCTGCCCTTAATTTGTTAagtataagtttttttttcttccttctatAGATGTGATTTATGAAATGAAAACGGATTAATATGCTGCATTTAATTCATGGTTTGGTCAACAAGTTTAGTACAAAATTCacttaaaaaaggaaaagaaaatagttAGAGAGAGAATTTAACTTCTATACAATGATACTATTACTCCGTATTAGGTTTTTTAAAGGAGAATCCTATACTTAAGAGTAACGGTCAGAATAAGTAAAATTAGTTACAtgaaaagtaaaacaaaagaacCTTCAACTTACGGATTAAATTTACTTTAGTTACAAGTTTTGTGGCGAAAAAAACTGTAATCCCACTTTGGAAAGCAAGGATTTGGTGCAGCAAATCTATGATTAATAGCCTATTAGATGACAGTGGTCAaatagatttccttttcttAGAGAGATTAATTTAACTTAATCTATACAATGATACTATTACTCCATTTGTTTATATTAAGGTTTAAGATCTTAAAGGAGATCTTGAAccaaattttaatattattaagaGGTATTTTGTATGGATAAATTTTTACCACCGCCTCAAACCCCCACCCCAAAACCAAAACCTCACCCACCACCAGTACAAACATCTCCATCGTTATTGACAAACATAATTTTtctttatcaaataatatttttattctattaaatttgtatttattttttaatatttagttacttttttatttgaattggaTATATATTGTGTTTAAATAAAGAACCTTCAACTAGATACGTTTGATGTTTAAacattttaagttgtatttttctttACATAAAAATCCCACAAAGTTAAacctatcaaaacattctcaattcttatataatcttaccaaattagcaaaaaaaacaaaattgtaATCCCTAGAAAGCTTTTCTAAAAATGCAAtatcaattaatcaaattttacttcaataaaaatgaaaatttaacatgaatagtaatgtaactactctttaatatctATGATATAAATAGCCTATTAGATGATGATTGGTggttaaaaatatttcaaatacaaaatatctcttaaattttaatttaaaaagtttttctTACCCCACTATGCTTTTGAAGGGTTTGATTTCAAAAGTTACAGGTTTTAACTATGGTTTGAAAAATCTAAGACAACTTTTCCTAAGACAACTTTTTCTCTATAATTGATTCAATCACTCAACCTAAATTGATATAGATGAAGCGCAAATGACGCCACTAAAATATGGCACCTGTTTATTGTTTTATCTCCACGTTACTATTAGGTGGTCCTGAGCTAGTGTACTGCCCACcactttaaatatttattctctatTCGCTTTCTGACTTATTGGGATATTTTAGTAGGTAATATCGTTGAAACGACAAGGCTGTATTTAATTGTATCAGTTTGAATTAAACACCTGTAGGGTCAAAAACAATTGTTCCGCATTTATTGTATGAAAATCTTATCAAGATTTTGTTTGGATTTGACATTCAAAAGTTGGATTAAGTTCTTTCTAGAAACAAAGGAGGGGGCAATGCTTGATATTTCTCGACTCTATCCTTGAGAGACAGTTGAACTAGCGACTCACGAATACTACAATCTGCAGGGTTGGACAAGTCAATAACTCGAAGGCGTTAGATCTGTTTCTTGAGAACTTCGcctctctttttatttatttatttttctaaaattgagtaacaaaataaaaaaacatttgAGTTAGTTATACATTCAGAACTAAAATATATTGTTAActttgtgtaaatatttttcacaaCTCAGTGCATAAAACTGAAACACTTTTAATATTTGTAGGTTCTATTAGCAGCAGGGACTGATACTTCAGTTGGGACAATGGAATGGGCTTTATCTCTAATGTTAAACCACCCTGAAACTCTGAAGAAGGCACAAACTGAAATCGACGAACGCATAGGACATGAACGTTTAGTTGACGAGTCAGACATCAACAACCTACCTTACTTACGTTGTATAATAAACGAGACGTTCAGAATGTACCCTCCAGGACCTCTGTTAGTCCCTCACGAGTCGTCTGAGGAGACTACCGTGGGAGGCTACCGTGTACCTGGAGGCACAATGTTGCTTGTGAATTTGTGGGCTATTCACAATGATCCTAAGCTTTGGGATGAACCAAGAAAGTTTAAACCAGAAAGATTTGAAGGACTAGAAGGTGTTAGAGATGGGTACAAATTGATGCCTTTTGGTTCTGGAAGAAGGAGTTGTCCTGGTGAAGGATTGGCTGTTAGAATGGTTGCTTTGTCATTGGGATGTATTATTCAATGCTTTGATTGGCAAAGAATTGGCAATGAATTGGTTGATATGACTGAAGGAACTGGACTCACCTTGCCTAAAGCTCAACCCTTAGTGGCCAAGTGTAAGCCACGACCCGTAATGGCTAATCTTCTCTCTCAGATTTGAACACAATTGGTCTTGAACCACATGTTCAAACTAGAGTATTATTCATATTGGTCACTCTATATTAATGTACCAGTTTTGAAATATCTTATGCCTCAATGTAATCTTTGCTTAGTAAATTGAAACTGGCacttcaaaaaagaaaagaaaaaagggccTATTTGGCTATTTCCATTTACTAGATGATAATACTATGATAGGAGAGTGATAACATTTATTGCTCATAATTGGACGGGAAGTTTGATTCTTAAAGCAAAGTTGGAGGGTGTAATTTATGTACTCCATGATTATCACCCATTCCGATAGTATGCAGTAACATTCCTTGGAAAAGACTCTTGTCTTAACGCTCTTTGTTGCGCTTCAACAACCTTATAAACtggacaaagaaaaagaaacaatctTATCAATAGAGGGGCTAATTTTTGATGTTTTGCCCTGACCAGTTCCCTCATTGGCGTAGCTTACGAAGAAAATTTTACAAGTTTCtgttttcaatttttcataCTCCCTTTGTCCATTTTTTACTTGTTCTGTATTGACTGAACACACCTCTTAAGAAGTCATAAATAGaatgataattttactatatcaacCCTAATTATTACTTACTAAGTTATTTAAtgattgaaatcaatcaaacatactttaaaagttgtgcaacCACTAACAATTCATTgaagtttccaacccaataattaatagtaagggtaaaacaagtatatgaaatggtaaattatctattaatttttcaaactgagcaagtaaaaatggacatcAATTTTTAATATAGAGGATAAGTAAAAATAGACGGAAGGAGTATTGACAAGCACAAGAAAGCTAAAGCTACAAAGTAAAGAAACCTCTTTG
Coding sequences within it:
- the LOC132033440 gene encoding cytochrome P450 81Q32-like; the protein is MDHNMFFPILYAPLLLALYIITKHFIRKFKNHPPAPFLVLPFIGHLYLFKKPLQRTLAKISNQHGPVLLLQFGSRKVLLVSSPSASEECFTKNDIIFANRPHLMAGKHLGYNFTSLAWSSYGDHWRNLRRITSVEMFSTHRLQMLHGIRVDEVKSMVKRLNSSAMAEKSVDMKTMFFELMLNVMMRTIAGKRYYGENVEDIEEATRFREMVQETFRIGGATNVGDFLPALKLLVRKLEKSLVVLQQNRDEFMQDMIKNCRKRMEKEGTVTDSEIEGNKKSLIEVLLTLQEKEPEYYKDEIIRSLMLVLLAAGTDTSVGTMEWALSLMLNHPETLKKAQTEIDERIGHERLVDESDINNLPYLRCIINETFRMYPPGPLLVPHESSEETTVGGYRVPGGTMLLVNLWAIHNDPKLWDEPRKFKPERFEGLEGVRDGYKLMPFGSGRRSCPGEGLAVRMVALSLGCIIQCFDWQRIGNELVDMTEGTGLTLPKAQPLVAKCKPRPVMANLLSQI